A genomic window from Halorussus rarus includes:
- a CDS encoding DoxX family membrane protein → MSTRELETELFGRRTNFEYSETWVGYALLALRLVMGWTLFYAGVTKVLDPAWSAEGFLRNAIPAGNPFSGVWTTMAGDWLWLIDPLNQWGLTLVGLALLLGAFVRWSAFWGAVMMLFYWAASLPLENGLVIDDHVVYAMLLFGLGAFGAGRILGLDEALEETAIVRRNGWLRYLLG, encoded by the coding sequence ATGTCCACCCGCGAACTCGAGACCGAACTGTTCGGCCGACGCACCAACTTCGAGTACTCCGAGACGTGGGTCGGCTACGCGCTGCTGGCGCTCCGGCTGGTGATGGGCTGGACGCTGTTCTACGCCGGCGTCACGAAGGTGCTCGACCCGGCGTGGTCCGCCGAGGGTTTCCTGCGCAACGCCATCCCGGCGGGCAACCCCTTCAGCGGCGTCTGGACGACCATGGCCGGCGACTGGCTCTGGCTGATCGACCCGCTGAACCAGTGGGGCCTGACGCTGGTCGGCCTCGCGCTGCTCCTCGGGGCGTTCGTCCGGTGGAGCGCGTTCTGGGGTGCGGTGATGATGCTGTTCTACTGGGCGGCCAGCCTGCCGCTGGAGAACGGCCTCGTCATCGACGACCACGTCGTCTACGCGATGCTGCTGTTCGGCCTCGGGGCGTTCGGCGCGGGCCGCATCCTCGGCCTCGACGAGGCGCTCGAGGAGACGGCGATCGTGAGGCGGAACGGCTGGCTCCGGTACCTGCTTGGCTGA
- a CDS encoding universal stress protein, giving the protein MYRILAAIGTDEDRALEQAKAIAGLPRDGDVSVTLFHDFDDTNPQGASVHQVAAVRRAAEYLEDEGIEVTYAESSGDAAEAILDTADETDADLLCLAPRGRTPAGKALFGSVTQQVLLEGSRPTLVVGAGQFSE; this is encoded by the coding sequence ATGTACCGGATACTCGCAGCCATCGGGACCGACGAGGACCGCGCGCTCGAACAGGCGAAGGCCATCGCCGGCCTGCCCCGCGACGGGGACGTCTCGGTCACGCTGTTCCACGACTTCGACGACACCAACCCGCAGGGAGCGTCGGTCCACCAGGTCGCGGCGGTGCGCCGGGCGGCCGAGTACCTCGAGGACGAGGGCATCGAGGTGACGTACGCCGAGTCCAGCGGCGACGCCGCCGAGGCCATCCTCGACACCGCCGACGAGACCGACGCCGACCTGCTGTGTCTCGCACCCCGCGGGCGGACCCCGGCGGGGAAGGCGCTGTTCGGCAGCGTGACCCAGCAGGTGCTGCTCGAGGGGTCCCGGCCGACGCTGGTCGTCGGGGCCGGCCAGTTCAGCGAGTGA